GTGTCCATACAAAGAAACTTGTCTCTCTCTGAAAGCTCATGACTTTCCATTTCCAAAGTTTTATGCACGTGTGCATGTTCCAcacaatttgttcttttcttagcGGGTGTGAGAACTAGGGAAGGTACACTTCTGATTCACTTGAACTATAATAGGCTTTGACATTAACAAGGGGTTTCATAAAACAGAAAAGCCTTTAGGAAGAAAATGTGCACCAGGCAGACATCTTAAAAATACTTCAGAACCAGGCAGACATCTTAAAAATACTTCAGAACCAGGCAGACATCTTAAAAATACTTCAGAACCTCATTCTCTGCCTTCAAGATCAGTTATTTTTCACCAAAGATATTTAACTTTCTGGGGCCATATATTTATCTTCCAAAATACAGTTATACAAATGCAATCATTTTCACAAGGATTGTAGCCCACATTTTTAAGCAAGGTAATCGAAATTATGGCTAAGAAGCAAcataaatctaaatttaaaaaaatctgatctgAACAGCACTCATGAGTCCCACTCTGTCCCAAGCTGTCCCCCTAGAAGACATGTTTCAGTGACAAAGCGTGTGGCCCTCACTTAAAGCAGAGCCAAATTTTCTCGTGCTTACAGCCTGGGAGTTGCCAGGACTTAAATGTCTCCATTCTCTGTTAAGGTATCAGGGATGTGTATATAGTTCCTCCTCCAAGCAGAAGACGCCAGAATTATCGGAACTGGTTAAATGGCCATAACGAGGTAAGTGCAATATCTTGGGGTTTAGCCTTCGATTGTAGCATGGGAGAAATAGTTCTTGTTCATTTTTGGATTAATTcctttttcacatttaaaaaaaaaaagtattaatttttgacatttacttggatgagattttgatttccattttctccctccctcacctcacctcaccctccccaagatggcaatcaATCTTTTGTGGGTTACATATGTTTAATCATATTaagcatatttctacattagtcacgttgtgaaagaataatcagaacaaaagagaaaaaccgtgagaaagacaaaaagcgacagactccatagttctttctctgggtgtggatggcgtTTTCCACCACGTTGATCCAAGTTGAAGGGATTGGTTTATTTGTAATACCCCTAGAGGTGGGGGAAGAAGCCACCACTCCAACTACTATTTCTTCTACTGGTCCCTATCCCACCATCACCCCCAGGGATGTAACCCCAGTTGAGCAAGACCAGTGAGGTCAGTAAAGGCTGAGGGGCACAGGAAGGAAGACTGGTCCCCCAAAATAGCTTTACTGGTGATGACTCTTTCTCGCTACCTGAGTGCCCCCTGCAGCCTTTGCCCGTCCAGCACCTTGTCCACAATGCTCTCTGCTCCTCAGGTGTTTGGTGACTTCTGGTTCTCTAGCCATTCTTTCTCCGTCTCCTGTGCTGCGTCCCCTCACTGCAGATGTCCCTTAACACTCTCCtggtccctcttctcttcttcctcttttctaatTCATGATCTCATCCCTTCCCATGGATTCAGTTTTCATCTCTaggctgatgattctcagatcgaGAATCCAGAATTCATCTCTGTCCCGAGCTCCAGACTCATAAATCTCTACGTGGCCGTCCCATCTAGCTCGTAAACTTGACTCACCCCAAACTGAgctcattctcttttcccttcttccaacATCCTGCAATGACCGGCCCTTGCGCCCTGGGAGTCACCCGGGAATCACCGTTCTCACCCCATACCTGATCTGTGGCTGAGGGCAGCCAGTTTAACCTCTGTAGCATCTCTCCTGTGCTTCCCCTTCTCTCTGACCCTGGCAAAGGCTTGCACTCATCTGGTGGGTGACCTCCCTGCCTCAGCTTTCTCCCCACTGCGCTCTGCTCTCCATTCAGCCATCAAAATGACCTAAATTGCCCATCGAAACTTGTCAGCCCCGCACTCTGCCCATGCTCTGGAAGATCAAATAGACACCTCTGACATGCATAGTCCTTCCCAAGCCGTTCCCTCCACCTTCCTGCCCAACCTACCCAACATTCCCTAGCCCGATTGGTGACCCTGTCCCACAACTCTTCACAGCAGCCATCGACCATCGAGTGACCGCCCCTTCCCTCACCCGTGCTTGGAggctctctctcctcatctcctcctcctgGCTCCCCTGGCTGCCTTTAAGTAGCAGCTAAAAGCCcatctcctccaggaagccttccccattCTCCCTTATCCTGGTCCATTATCAtcatttcctccttctcctgACTAGAGCCGTTTGGACTCCTCTGTTTGCTCGTGTGGCCCATTAGCCCgggagctctctgagggcagggactgtccttTACCTTCCTTTGTagccccagtgcttagcacaccaCCTGGCACACacttggtgcttaataaatgctcactgggTGACTGGTCACTTTCACATGGACGGGCCAACCCAGCTGATCCCCGCAGTAACTGAACCCTGGCACAAAGAGCCCGGCTCTGAAGCTGAATTTCATCTCTGTAACTCATGACCTACGTCACCTTGCACAGGGAGTGCTGACCCCTCtggcctcagtttcatcatctgtacaatgaggagGACGGACAGATGTTCTCCATGTCCTTCGGCCGGTGCCCGGGATGCACAAAGCGATTCTCTGTCTACAAGTGCACCCACACTGGCACATCCCCGGCCTCACGTGCCCACCAGGTGTAGGGGGGGGGAGCCACGTGTGCAGGGCCGGGCCAATCCAAACGGCCGTTAGCCACTGCCGCGGGGCAGGTCCCAGGCCATCTGTGATGGTCCCCCAGTGAGCGGACACTTGACCCCGTGTGCCCACAGGATGTCCGTGCGTCAATGAGTGACAGTTACAGAGAGctcgccccgccccgccccgccccgtcTCATGCTCTCTGTCTTTATCACCAGTGAGATGCAGCAGAGGCCTGGGCGCCGAGGAGCGCGGAGAGAACACGGCCCTCACCCCGAAGTTTGCTGCCCCGGCCTCGTGGTCTTGTCACCTCCCTCCCACAATAAAAGCCTCCGCCTCCCCTGTTCCTCTGCTCTGTGTTTTACAATGGTCTTTTAAGCTGTGCTTAAAACAGATGAAACCTGAACTTGGCTAGAATCCCTTCTCCCGCTCCTTTGCGCAGCCTGGCCTGAGGACCTgcagggaggggggggaggggggagtaaaAGGGGCCAGCGGCTCGCTAAAGCTTCATGTGCACGGCAGCGGATGACCCGTGAGCACTActaagcgcctactatgtgctagccaGTGTGCAGAGTGCCGGGGACACAGGGCAACTTAAATAAATGCGTGGATGCGTGGATGCGTGGGTAGaaaggtaggtaggtaggtagatgatggatagatagataggaagagagctgaatggatggatggatggatggagacagagatggatggatgggtaggGATAAGCCGGGGTCCATTCCATGCTCTctgccccgccccccccccactAGGCCAACCTGGCCCAAGGACCTGAAGGAGGGCGAGCAGGCCTCGTGTGTCGCGTGCATGATGGCCCGAATGTCCTCCTTCCCTAGAAGAGCCCCTCTGGGGCGGCCCTGACGGTCACCCGCTGGTCTCTTTGGAGTCCGTGCCTTTGCGGCTCCCGGGCACACCGGGCACGGCCCACAGGGCACTGCCTCCCTCCTGAGTTACCTTGCGAGGCACCCCCCGCGCCCCAGATCTTTGGGGCCGGTCTGTCCTGACTCCCGAAGGGCCACTGCACTAAGTCACAGCCGCCCCCCCCATTGCCCAAGTGCGCCCCCCTCCACTCTCCCTGTCCCGGGATTCCCCTGACTTACGGCCACAGAGCCCGGCTCCccatcctgcctcagacactcagcCACGTGGTGACTCCCGGCCTCCAAGTGGCGGGAGTGACACCTCCAAGAGCGGCCCGCGGCCCCTCCCGGGCCCCAGAGCTCGACTGTCCCGGGGCAGGGGGGACACGCCGGGCAGGAGCCGGCGCCGGTGAGCTCCGAGCCCCGACGCTGTCCCTCTAGTCTTCGGGAAAGGGCCTCGCGCTCCCGCGCCGTCCCGGACCCAGGAGGGGCCGAGTCCCGGCCCCGGGCCGCGGGGAGGCTCGGACCCGCCAGCCCGGACTCCGCTCCGCAGAGACCCACAGCCGGGGCGGCGAGAGCCGTCTCAcgtttccctcccttccccgcCTGGGCCGGGCCTGGACCGACCCACGCGGGCTCGTGggtaacagaagaggaaaccccCTGGGAGGGGAGGGACTCAGGTCCAAGGTCACAGGGGGGCTGCGCGCGCTGCTCCCCGCGGGATCTCTCCCCGAGGCTCCACCCCTGATTTCTGTGTGACAGGCAGCGCAGCCTGGGCTCTGGAGGCCTTCTCTGTAATCACCTGCTGGCCCCCGGCGGCCCCCGGCGGCCTGCGCTCCTGCACCTGCGCCCCTGCACCTGCGCTCCTGCACCTGCGCCCCTGCACCTGCCCTCCGCCTCCGCTCTCTAAATTATTCACGCTTCCCGGGCAGTCACTCACCTTCAGCCCCCGCCCTCGCCAGCTCCCAGAGGGCTCCCGGCCATCCCACAGCTCCGGGGGCTCCAGCCCACCCCGCCGGCCTCAGCAAAGGTAGGGACGCTTGGAGCtctctccgcccccccccccccatacccgTTCCCGAGCCTGACCTGTGTCTGTAGGAAGCGCATCGCAGACAGAACGGGACCTGGGCCGTGTAGcccagcccctcccccaccccgcgGAGGATCTGAACCCAGCCCCTCGGATTCCAAATTCAGCGGCCTCCGGTGGGAAGAACTCCCCAGAGGAGCCCAAGGCTCCCTGGAGCCAAGTCTGCCTTGACCCGAGGGAGATGGAGCGCTCGCTCCACGAGGGAGGGAGACCTGGACACGGGAGCCGAGGAGGCCGCCAAGGAAGCACgcagcaagcacttattaagcacctacggTGTACCAGCCACCACTCTGGGCTCCGAGGGCACAAGGCTTGAGGAACTCCCAGTGGAAAGGGGAGACAACAAGGTATCTATCAAGTCTCTAGGTAAAGGGAGAGGACAAAGCAGGTGTGAATGCGAGGCGGCGAGGGCGAGGAGTCAGGAAAGAATTCCTGCTGGAAGAGGTGGGCGGGGAGGGCGTTCCAGGCAGGAGGTACTGCCCGGGCATCTGCCTGGTGAGGAGAGAGGGGCAGCACGCGGCCGGCAGCGCGGCGGGGCTCTGcacggggcgggggggggggggggggagggttcaGCACTGGACAGAGGCACTGAGGGGCCTGACGTGGGGACCTCGGCAATCCGGAGAATCGctggcgggggagggggggagtgtGTGAatgggtgtgtgtgagtgtgcgatGCTCTGTAGTGAGGAAAGATTGAGCCTGGGAAGTCAATCAGATTGTTAATAATGGAGGAGGGCCGAGGTCCTTCCCGGGTACGCGGGTGGCTGTGAGGGAGCTGGAAGAGAACCCCAAATGTGGCAGCTGATTGGCCCCACCCAGCTCCCAGGCCACGCCTCCCCCTCCAGCCTTCCCCACCAGGAGAAATTGCTGCCCCGGGGCCCTGCTCCCCACAGTGGGGACCCCTCTCCGGAAACACTCGTTCTGGGTAAACCCCAGCTATGTTTTACCTCCCTCCTGACCCCCCAgacatctcctcctcctccttctcctgctgCTCTGCCCCTCCTAGCTCATCCCTGTTAGGGATCGTGAAGCCAGATCAGATGTTCCATTGTTCCTGGATAGGGTGTGTcaatcccctccccccattctaTTTTTCTAGTCTCATTTTTATTCCCTCCCCTCATTTTACCATCTGGCTCCAGCAGCCTCCTCGCTGTTCCCCTGCACAACACCGGGTCCATGCATTGGTCCTGGCTTtgtcccatgcctggaatatctTCCCTCCTTCCTGACTTCCTACAAGACTTACTCagaccccacccccacctcccccaGGGTTCTTTCCAAGTAGCGCTCAGCCTTCCAGATTCTGGTGACAATTCTCACTTTCACACTATGGTTTGGCTTTCTAGCTGGAGTTCCAGCTTTTCCGTCTAGCTTTTTCGCTGCATTTTGTAGCTGCAAAGGGATAAAGAGATAAACGAGGCTATATCCGTGTTAAAATTCACTTGTGCCAGAAAGGCacgaaggaaggaggaaaagaaagggaagggaaggagggggggaagaaggaaaggaggaaagaaggaagagagaaaagagaggagggaaggaaaaaaagaaagaaaaaagaaagaaaaaaggaaggaaggatgaaaaagaaagaaagagaaagaaaaaaggaaggaagaaagaaagaaggaaggagaaagaaagaaagaaggaaagagaaagaaagaaagaaggaaagaaggaaagagaaagaaagaaggaaggaaagagaaagaaagaaagaaaggaaggaaggaaggaaggaaggaaggaagaaaggaagaaagaaagaaagaaagaaagaaagaaagaaagaaagaaagaaagaaagaaagaaagaaagagaaagaaagagaaagaaagagaaagaaagaaggaaagagaaagaaagaaagagtttcGCACAAGCTCTGGCAGAACTAAGCTAAAATTAAGACCCCCTCGCGCTGTTTCAGGTCCAGGGCCTCTCCGGCCTCGTTCCCGGGGCCCCTCGGACGGCCCGAAGATGTCCGGCCTCTCCCTCTGCTGGGTGCTGGCGCTGCTCTGGCCCCTGGACGCCGGCTCTCCCCCGCCGTGTCCCCGAGCCTGCCTCTGCCAGGAAGCGGCCCGGGCCGTGAACTGCTCCGGGGCCAACCTGACCGGGCCGCTCTTCTTCTCCCCGGACACGGAGCGCCTGGACCTGTCCGGGGCGCAGCTGCTGGAAGTCCCGAGCTCCTCCCTGAGGGGGTTGTGGCGGTTGCAGGTGCTGCTCCTGGGGGACAACCGCATCGGGGGCGTGGGCGAGGGGGCCTTCGGAGGGCTGGAGAGCCTGCGCAGGCTGGAGCTGCAGCGCAACGGGCTGTCGGAGCTGGGCCGGGGCTTCTCGGCGGGCCTGGGCGCGCTGCGGGAGCTCAGCCTGGCCTCCAACGGGCTGCGGGCGCTCGGGCCGGGCGCCTTCCGCCACTGCGAGGACCTGCGCGGGCTGGGCCTGCAGAACAACGCCATCGCCGCCATCGCCCCCGGCACGTTCCGGGGCCTGACGCGCCTGCGGCAGCTGCGGCTGCAGAACAACCGGCTCCGGCGCCTCCAGGACGGCCTCTTCTCCACGCTGCAGCGCCTGGAGCTCCTGGACCTCGAGGGCAACCGCATCGAGAGCATCGCGCCCGGGGCCTTCGCGGCGCTCCAGAGCCTGACGCTCCTCAACCTGGCGCACAACGCCCTGGGCCGCCTGCGCTTCCGGACCTTCCTGTCCATCCGGACCCCGGGCACGCACGTGCTGCTGGCCCACAACCCCTGGGCGTGCGACTGTGACCTGCAGAGGGCCTTCGGCAAGCTGCGCCGCGTCCCCTGGCTCGTCGTGGACAACTACGCCAACGTGACCTGCCGGGAGCCCCCCGTGCTGCGGGGCCTGGCCCTGGGGGACTCGCAGCTCTGCGCCGCCGAGACCGTCACCGTGCTGGTGGTCACCTTCACCGTCTGCGTCACCGTGGTCGCCGCCATCGTCATGGCCGAGAGGAACAGGAAGCGCAGGACCGGCAGACACTGGAGCGACGACAGCCCGGCGGCCTGGGAGGCCCCGGAGTGAACGGCCCggctccccgcccccccccccccccagcctcctGGAGCTTCTGCGGGAGACTGAGGTCACACGGGGCGTTCCCAGCCCCCCATCTCCCCCCCAGCTTCCAGCAGAGCCTtctatgctcattttacagagggagaaactgaggcaaacagggacgTGGCTCACTCAGGAGtgagtttctgaggccagatttgatgtCAGGAAGACTAGTCTTCCTCCCGCTCCAGACCGGGGGCTCCGGGACACTGCACCGGCCGGCATAGCTAATGATAATAAATAGTGACCCAGCCCCGGCCAGCAGGAGGCGCCCCTCGGCCTCCGCAGAACCCGGGGACACCACAGGCATCTTCCCTGGAGAGCCCCAGGAGCTGCGGTCCAGCAGGCACCAAGGGGGGATGCTCCGGGTGCGTCCTGTGTGAATGAGGGCTCCCAGGCTCGCTCGGCCCCGGGCACACACAAACAAGGAAAGGGCTCGGGCCCCATCCCCTCACCCACCCCCGGAGCGGGACCCGAGTTCAGGGCTCCCACCACTCCCTCCGCAGCACCTCCAGGGGGGGCCGTGTAATTGCTTCTTGAATGTTCCAGGGATGGGGATCTCAGTCCCGGTAAACAGCCCACTTCTTTGTCCCACCAGTGTGATGATTAAAAGTCTTCCTTGAATTCAGCCCAAATCTGCCTTCCTGTCATGTTCACCCGCTGAACTCTGTCTGAATCCGGAGCTGCTGCCGGCAGCACAGCCCCTCTCCCCATGAAGACCCTTCCCATATTTAGACTTTTCCTCATTGCCTTTCTCTCCCTGGCTCCTTATTGcagcacacagtaggagcttcataaatgcttgttgtctgaTTTATACGTgtgcgtacacacacacacacactcacacacactcacactcacagatACACTCCCTATTCCAGGAGCTTCAAAAGATCACGAGAGGAGAGACTGGAGGAATGGTGTCTTTATGGGGCGAGAGCACAGCATCCATCATCAGCCCCCCCCCCAGCCTTTCACCCCCTTACAAAACCCCAAAAAGCTGAGAACACGCCTGTGTCCATTTTCCCATCAATCCTTGCAGCTGTGACTCTGCAAAATGGCCCCATTGGAAGCAAGCTGCCAGATGAGGCGGGGTCACCTGGGGTGGGCGGGGTGCGGAGCAGAGCCTGCCCCGTGGGGGACCACAGGAGAGCATCTCACAGTTGAGACTGAAAGCTAGTTTCTAAGGAGAAATGGCGGCGCCTCCTCCTGCCAGGTGGGAAACTACTGAAGCGTGAGGAGTTCCGGGGAGTCAGCAACGGGCGGGGTCGTCTGCCCCCAACTCTGCCTTAGTCCCCCCCACTCTGGGTAGTGATGGATGTTCAGGCTTCGATGGGGAGTGAAATTGTAAGCAAATTGGGGGTTTCTTCCGGTGGTTgttttttgttggttctgcttttttcaagAGCTAGACTCGATATTTCCATAAAAGCAGGAAGCCAGGGGCTAACGGGGTCACTTCATTCTACAGCCCAGGGAAGAgtcttgcccagtcacacagcacAGCATGAGGAGAGGGGGGCCGCACTCTGACCTCTGTGGGGGGGGGCACAGCGTGAGGAGAGGGGGGCCGCACTCTGACCACTGTGGGGGGATGTTCTACATAATGCACTGCCCATCTCCCCACCTTGTCCCAGCTGCTCTCACCACCCAAAAAATGCTGAGTTATCTCCAGCCAAGTAACTCACCCCAAAGGAATGGTTGTCGAATGAATAAggggatgaatgaatgaatgaatgaatgaatgaatgagtaaatgaatgaaagagtgagtgaatgaatataGGACTGGGGATTCTTACTTCCAGCACTGCGGGAGTTTATAAGGCATGTTTCTGTTGGATCTGCTTTGGTTCTATTAGTCACAGTTTGTATTTTTCAGCTGACTACTAATTTCTTATTATGGAAAAATCCACTCTGACATGAACAtccaacaagcattgattaagcacttcCTGTATGCAAGATCCTGAGCTCTGGGCTGAAGCTACCAAGCTGAACGTGGCTCCAGAGCTCACGTTCCCCGGGGACAGGGAATCCCAAACATCCCCATTCTTGTTCTGATCTGAGGAATCACGTGCTGAGATTCTCTACTTGCTCTGGTTTCCCTTTCTGGCTAAAGCAAGCTGAGGACCATGGGGAGGTGGCCCCCCAGAACaacaatctatattttaaaataaaataaagatggagGCTTAGAGGGAGCGATGGCAACCTTGGTGGTCTTCAGGAACACTCCACTGGGTCAGTGCGTCCAGGCCCCCGCGCCCCTGGGAGGCTCGAGCGGCTTGCCTTTTCTTGGTACTCACAAAAGGAAGGAGATCTTTTCTGCAGGTTCTAGTTGGCAATTGGGCAGGGATCTGATGGCACAGTGGGCAGAGCCTAGGTCCTCTACGGGCAGGGATTACAAAGAAATGCTTCGAGGAGAATGAAGGAGACTCTTGGTCCTGGCAGAAGCTCTCCTGTTTCTAATCACAAAGCGCATCAAACTTCCTACTAAGTAAGCTACCTAGGGGGCTGGCCAGCTGGGGTCCTACCAGACCACAAGCTCTGCTTTGCTGCTTTGCTTAAAATGTCAACGGGGTCTTTGCTCGATCTCCGTGACAATGGAACTTCTCAGGGGTTTCACTCGTGTTCGAAAAACTCATGGCACGCAGAGGTGATCACGGCGACGAAAGCCACGAACTCCTGGAAGTCGCACTCGGCGTCCCCGTCCGTGTCCAGGGTCTCCATGACTTTATCCACCGTCTCCTGCTCCTTGATCTCCTGAGGGAAACAAGGTTAGCAAAAGCGGAGATCAGCCCCGGTCATACTTCCCTCACAGAGGGGGCTGCTCGAGTCAGGGATCCCCAGATCCAAGCCCGGCTCTGCTGCCTTCCACTCCGTCTCTGgatctgtttcctcctctgggaAATGAGAGCAGATGCCCTCAGATGTCCCTTCCAGCTTCAGGTGAATGACCCTAGAGCTTCTCGGTTTTCTCCTCAGTACAATGAGTGGGTTGGAACAACCGGCCTCTGAAGTCCTTTTAGCTCCAGCCCTGACCTGGCAGCCAGGGCACACCCGCCACGGGGCCAGACGTCGGGTCTTTACCACTTGTCATCAAGCAGGACTCCGGTCAGTGACCCCATAAACTCCCCATCTAACATGGGGAGTTCGCCTTCCTCTGgggtttttaaagctcttttggGAGTCTCCGGGCCCCCTCCAggttttccttctccctcatcccctccTCACTCACCTTCTCCTATGGTCGCACACTCCCAAACGAGGCTCTGTGACTGAGTGGACAGAGGGCTAGCCTCAAACCTCACTCCAAGCCCTGCCTCTGAGCCCAGGTGGAGCCCACCTGCCCCAGAGAGCGCAGCCCAACCCCTGGGGGCTCCCTGCCAGCCGGAGTCACGGGCCCAGACTAGGTTCCCGAGAGCCTGCACTGATGGATGCCCCCCCAGCCGACACGAACCCAGCCCCCCGCTCCCAGGAGGCCCTGGGAGAGCACCCCAGCCTGGCACTGGCCGGCCCCTCCTCCTGGCCAAACACTTCCATCCCCAGCTGCCAGATGGAAGGACTCTCTCCCCATCTGATCTCCCAAGTGCATCGTGTCTCTTCATTTATGATCGGCAGCTGGTG
The Sminthopsis crassicaudata isolate SCR6 chromosome 4, ASM4859323v1, whole genome shotgun sequence genome window above contains:
- the S100B gene encoding protein S100-B, whose protein sequence is MSELEKAMMAIIETFHQYSGKEGDKHKLKKSELKELINNELSHFLGEIKEQETVDKVMETLDTDGDAECDFQEFVAFVAVITSACHEFFEHE
- the LOC141540423 gene encoding uncharacterized protein LOC141540423, with translation MSGLSLCWVLALLWPLDAGSPPPCPRACLCQEAARAVNCSGANLTGPLFFSPDTERLDLSGAQLLEVPSSSLRGLWRLQVLLLGDNRIGGVGEGAFGGLESLRRLELQRNGLSELGRGFSAGLGALRELSLASNGLRALGPGAFRHCEDLRGLGLQNNAIAAIAPGTFRGLTRLRQLRLQNNRLRRLQDGLFSTLQRLELLDLEGNRIESIAPGAFAALQSLTLLNLAHNALGRLRFRTFLSIRTPGTHVLLAHNPWACDCDLQRAFGKLRRVPWLVVDNYANVTCREPPVLRGLALGDSQLCAAETVTVLVVTFTVCVTVVAAIVMAERNRKRRTGRHWSDDSPAAWEAPE